The Clostridia bacterium genome contains the following window.
TGTTATTCCTTTACCTAATCCGGAAACCACGCCGCCAGTAACAAAAATGTATTTTGCCATTTTACACCTCGAATAATTCCGAATTATTATACCAAATATATAATACCCTGTAAAATAAAAAGCCAAATAAAAAATACCCAAAAAAATTTTGAAAACTTTTGGATGTTTTTTATTAGGCAATTATATACTCTTTTGATATAATGTTAAGTAATCCCCTTTTTTTGAGGCTTTTATACACTTTTTATTGCTTAATATCTTTGCAATCTGAACAAATTCCAGTAAGCATAATATTGATATTATTTATTTTATGTATAAACTTATTGTGCCCCATCTGCTCAAGAACAGTTTTTGAAAGATCTACATCAAGATCAAATAATCCACCGCATTCATCACACTTAAAATGTATATGATCATCTGTTATATGATCAAATCTTTCAGGAGTTAATGTATTAAGACGATTAATTTTTCCTTCTTGAACTAAAGAATATAAGTTTCTATAAACTGTACTTAAACTAATTTGAGGATATTTTGGATGAATATATCTATAAATATCTTCTGCCGACGGGTGATTTTTTAATGAATTAACTGCATCTAAAATAATTTGTTTTTGCATTGTGTTTCTTTTGCTTTCCATCTTCGCCTTTACCCTTTAATTCTAGCTTATAGATTTTTTGATTTTGTAGAATAACACAAAATCAGCTTTAATTAGACCGATTACGAACATATTATTTTTTTTACGATAATATGTTTTAATTATATACTAAAACGGCTTATAAATAAACCAAAACAAGGGTTTAAAAAAAATTTTTTATGTTTTCATAACTACTGAAAAGTATTTTTTATTTATAAAAGCTATTATTAGATTATATAAACCAAATAAATTGAGTTTTTGGGAAATAGATTTTTTATTTTTTTTCTAAACAATGATAACATCGTTTGTATAACAGCTTAATATAATAGTTCTTTAAATCGACTTTGAATAGCGTTTTGCGCTAATCTGCTTATTGTCTTAGTCTTCTTTTCAAAAATGATTTTAAGCGCCTTCATAACCCCAAAGAATCGCCTAAAACACGTGTTTTGTGTCAATAAGACTAAAGTCATTATTAATCCCTATAATTGCCGACAATGTTTTTAAAGTATAAAACCTTTTAGATTTTATATAACTATACAAATTAGATTTTATATAACTATACAAAAAAATGATCGTAATAAAAATTGAAAG
Protein-coding sequences here:
- a CDS encoding Fur family transcriptional regulator gives rise to the protein MESKRNTMQKQIILDAVNSLKNHPSAEDIYRYIHPKYPQISLSTVYRNLYSLVQEGKINRLNTLTPERFDHITDDHIHFKCDECGGLFDLDVDLSKTVLEQMGHNKFIHKINNINIMLTGICSDCKDIKQ